A region from the Variovorax sp. V93 genome encodes:
- a CDS encoding heme-binding protein, translating to MRPNLRFGALAILLAASAVQAQAPAPAVRTEKNISLALANQIAAEAVAACAANGYNVAATVVDRAGTVRAMQRADNAGPHTLASSERKAWTSASAKSATQAMMEGAQKNPGAANLVYLPGFLLLGGGVPVKSGNEVIGAVGVGGAPGGHLDDQCANAAIEKVKGQLG from the coding sequence ATGCGCCCCAACCTTCGCTTCGGCGCCCTCGCCATCCTGCTCGCTGCATCGGCCGTCCAGGCCCAGGCGCCAGCACCCGCGGTGCGCACCGAAAAGAACATCTCGCTCGCGCTGGCCAACCAGATCGCGGCCGAAGCCGTGGCCGCCTGCGCCGCCAACGGCTACAACGTGGCCGCCACCGTGGTCGACCGCGCCGGCACCGTGCGCGCCATGCAGCGCGCCGACAACGCCGGCCCGCACACGCTGGCGTCGAGCGAGCGCAAGGCATGGACCTCGGCATCGGCCAAGAGCGCGACGCAGGCCATGATGGAAGGTGCGCAGAAGAATCCGGGCGCCGCCAACCTGGTGTACCTGCCGGGCTTCCTGCTGCTGGGCGGCGGCGTGCCGGTGAAGTCGGGCAACGAAGTGATCGGCGCCGTGGGCGTCGGCGGTGCGCCGGGCGGCCACCTGGACGACCAGTGCGCCAACGCCGCCATCGAGAAGGTCAAGGGCCAGCTGGGCTGA
- a CDS encoding response regulator transcription factor — MNNTSAIHQPQSPLIHLIDDDQAVRDSLSLLIGTVGLRVQGWADPQAFIDGFDRASVGAIVLDVRMPGISGLTVLDRLMAQGVDQPVIMLTGHGTVEMCRRAFKAGAAEFLEKPVDDEQLLEALQQAVRQHVRSRERSQADNAARERVAQLSEREREVLAFIVQGLTNKEIARTLALSPRTVETHRANLFAKLDCDSLAQLIRRYAVLAAGEG, encoded by the coding sequence ATGAACAACACCTCGGCCATCCACCAGCCGCAATCGCCGCTGATCCATCTCATCGACGACGACCAGGCGGTGCGCGACAGCCTGTCGCTCTTGATCGGCACGGTCGGCCTGCGGGTGCAGGGCTGGGCCGATCCGCAGGCCTTCATCGACGGCTTCGACCGCGCGAGCGTCGGCGCCATCGTGCTCGACGTGCGCATGCCCGGCATCAGCGGCCTCACGGTGCTCGACCGGCTCATGGCGCAGGGCGTCGACCAGCCGGTGATCATGCTCACGGGCCACGGCACGGTCGAGATGTGCCGCCGCGCCTTCAAGGCCGGCGCGGCCGAGTTCCTGGAGAAACCGGTGGACGACGAGCAACTGCTCGAAGCCCTGCAGCAGGCGGTGCGCCAGCATGTGCGTTCGCGCGAACGCTCGCAGGCCGACAACGCAGCGCGCGAGCGCGTGGCGCAGCTGTCGGAGCGCGAGCGCGAGGTGCTTGCCTTCATCGTGCAGGGCCTGACCAACAAGGAGATTGCGCGCACGCTTGCGCTGTCGCCGCGCACGGTCGAGACGCACCGCGCCAACCTGTTCGCCAAGCTCGACTGCGATTCGCTCGCGCAGCTGATCCGGCGCTACGCGGTGCTGGCGGCCGGCGAAGGCTGA